The following coding sequences lie in one Calothrix sp. NIES-2098 genomic window:
- a CDS encoding phage integrase, producing MSVEGIEVSSVEILSSDQHISVTQNTKQQVTPELVSEVIRQYYYRTPAVGSDEELIVAWAGSQNREQTKRKYYHFGQKLLDWVRNEGIPDLRLIQQPKLLEFIASWGEVSPYTKSNQVLMLRSLWSYGSGENVGYFLRNIASTINYDNFSELPKAERYLEDWEMAKLAQAAKQLGGKHWLVFSLLFYSGMRVGEVGRVTVPGDEPGKPKEDYPGLYWHNFQWQFDPTPEDRQRGYYTIKFRGKGGKYREIGLDHETSSQFKKYRGMASDKMPVFPNMSPDPKKRGLPLSDRAIKRLIQDISEVAKIEFSCHWLRHSHATRAVHYKNVFEVQNQLGHSKTDTTKAYVRTKKNAGTGTVLPRF from the coding sequence ATGTCAGTCGAAGGTATCGAGGTTAGCTCCGTAGAAATTCTCTCGAGCGACCAGCACATAAGTGTAACTCAGAATACTAAGCAACAAGTTACTCCGGAGCTGGTTAGCGAGGTTATTAGGCAGTATTATTACCGCACTCCTGCTGTGGGTAGTGATGAGGAGTTAATCGTGGCTTGGGCGGGTAGTCAGAACCGCGAGCAAACTAAGCGGAAATACTATCATTTTGGTCAAAAATTACTCGATTGGGTACGCAATGAAGGTATACCTGATTTAAGATTAATCCAGCAACCAAAGTTACTTGAATTTATTGCCTCTTGGGGTGAGGTTTCCCCTTATACTAAATCTAACCAAGTATTGATGTTGCGTTCGCTCTGGAGTTACGGGAGTGGAGAAAATGTTGGCTATTTCCTGAGGAATATTGCAAGTACTATAAATTACGACAATTTCAGTGAGTTACCGAAGGCAGAGCGGTATTTAGAAGATTGGGAGATGGCGAAACTTGCCCAAGCAGCCAAGCAGTTGGGAGGGAAGCACTGGCTAGTTTTTAGTTTGCTTTTTTATAGTGGGATGCGGGTTGGTGAAGTTGGTCGTGTAACTGTTCCAGGTGATGAACCAGGGAAACCCAAAGAAGATTATCCGGGTTTATATTGGCACAACTTTCAATGGCAATTTGACCCAACACCGGAGGATAGGCAAAGGGGGTATTACACAATTAAGTTTCGAGGGAAGGGTGGGAAGTACCGGGAGATTGGGTTAGACCACGAGACATCATCGCAGTTTAAAAAGTACCGGGGGATGGCTAGTGACAAGATGCCAGTTTTCCCGAATATGTCACCTGACCCAAAAAAAAGGGGCTTGCCGTTGAGCGATCGCGCAATTAAACGGTTGATTCAAGATATATCTGAAGTGGCCAAAATAGAATTTTCTTGTCACTGGCTAAGGCACTCTCATGCAACCAGGGCGGTGCATTATAAGAATGTTTTTGAGGTGCAAAACCAGTTGGGGCATAGTAAAACCGATACAACAAAGGCTTATGTCCGCACGAAGAAAAACGCGGGCACGGGTACAGTGCTGCCAAGGTTTTAA
- a CDS encoding transposase ISAs1 family protein produces the protein MEDPRVDRTKRHKLIDILTIAICAVICGADSWVAIELYGCTKYEWLKTFLELPNGIPSHDTFARVFAQLDTQKFQECFLSWMRTIQKITSAEIVAIDGKTLCGSNDKASGQSAIEIVSAWATTNRMVLGQVKVDSHSNEITAIPELLKVLELSGCIVTIDAIGCQKNIVKLIAQQDADYVITLKKNQGNLANEVEELIAEGIRTGFQGLKHSTYKTEEVSHGRHEIRHYLMISNIGNKLDPDSVWAKLNSIGMVESVRELDGETTVETRYFISSLEDNAQKFANSIRSHWGIENSLHWVLDVALNEDNCRIRKDNAPQNFAVLRHIAVNLLGKEKRVKVGVKNKQFLAAMDNQYLTRLLSLASS, from the coding sequence ATGGAAGATCCAAGAGTAGATCGCACAAAACGGCACAAGTTAATTGATATTCTTACCATTGCCATCTGTGCAGTAATTTGTGGAGCAGATAGTTGGGTGGCAATTGAACTATATGGCTGCACGAAATATGAATGGTTAAAAACGTTTTTGGAGTTACCAAACGGGATACCATCACACGATACATTTGCAAGGGTATTTGCTCAATTAGATACCCAAAAATTCCAAGAATGTTTTCTGTCATGGATGAGAACAATACAAAAGATAACGTCAGCGGAAATAGTAGCAATTGACGGTAAGACTCTATGTGGTTCTAATGATAAAGCATCTGGGCAAAGTGCGATTGAAATAGTTAGTGCCTGGGCAACGACAAATAGAATGGTGTTAGGTCAAGTAAAAGTAGATTCTCATTCCAATGAAATTACAGCAATCCCAGAGTTGTTAAAGGTGCTAGAACTGTCTGGGTGTATTGTGACAATAGATGCAATAGGCTGTCAAAAAAATATTGTAAAGTTAATTGCCCAGCAAGATGCAGACTACGTAATTACCTTAAAAAAGAATCAAGGAAATCTTGCTAATGAAGTAGAAGAACTGATTGCTGAAGGAATAAGAACAGGCTTCCAAGGATTAAAGCATAGCACGTATAAAACAGAAGAAGTTAGTCATGGTCGTCACGAAATTCGTCATTATCTAATGATATCTAATATCGGAAATAAGCTTGACCCAGATTCAGTTTGGGCAAAATTAAATAGCATAGGCATGGTGGAGTCTGTACGGGAATTAGATGGCGAGACAACTGTAGAAACCCGTTATTTTATTAGTAGCCTGGAAGATAACGCCCAAAAGTTTGCTAATTCTATTCGCAGCCATTGGGGAATTGAAAATTCACTACATTGGGTATTGGATGTAGCATTAAACGAAGATAATTGCCGCATAAGAAAAGATAACGCACCACAAAATTTTGCAGTTCTGCGCCACATTGCAGTGAATCTATTAGGTAAAGAGAAACGGGTGAAGGTAGGAGTAAAAAACAAACAATTTCTAGCTGCAATGGATAATCAATATTTAACTAGATTACTTTCCTTAGCTTCAAGCTGA
- a CDS encoding Gp3 protein: MSNYKKPKKQDLEMNLLSQINPNAAGIDIGADRHWVSVPKGRDEDNIRSFACFTADLYAMAEWLKQCQIETVAMESTGVYWIPVFQILESRGFDVKLVNAHYVKTVPGRKTDVLDCQWLQQLHTYGLLSGSFRPEDQICKLRSYIRQRDNLIKSACIHVQRMQKALTQMNIQLHRVISDITGTTGLSIIREIVSGERNPVKLASLKDGRIKASLEEIAASLTGDYRSELVFILEQELELYEFYQAQIQKCDTQIEQCLASFTDKVDVEKKPLAKPKRRGKKQPGNAPQFDLRTHLYRISGVDFTAVDGLGALTVLVLLSEVGLDPNRFPTVKHFTSWLGLCPGSRVTGGKVKSSKTRPVASRAATAFRMAAQTLCRSHSALGAYYRRMQSRMGAPKAITATAHKLARIFYRLWTSGEHYTDPGIDAYEQQYQDRILKNLKRKAQAFGLELIPISNATECVS, from the coding sequence ATGAGCAACTACAAAAAGCCAAAAAAACAAGATTTGGAGATGAATTTACTATCCCAAATCAACCCAAATGCCGCAGGAATAGATATTGGTGCTGATAGGCATTGGGTAAGTGTGCCTAAGGGGAGAGATGAGGACAATATACGCAGTTTTGCTTGTTTTACTGCCGACCTCTATGCAATGGCAGAATGGTTAAAGCAGTGCCAAATTGAAACCGTAGCAATGGAATCGACAGGGGTTTATTGGATACCTGTATTCCAGATTTTGGAAAGTCGAGGTTTTGACGTTAAACTCGTCAATGCTCACTATGTTAAAACTGTACCTGGTCGGAAAACTGATGTATTAGATTGTCAGTGGCTACAACAATTACATACTTACGGTTTACTATCCGGCTCATTCCGTCCCGAAGACCAAATATGTAAGCTTCGCAGTTACATACGTCAAAGGGATAATCTGATTAAAAGTGCCTGCATCCATGTACAAAGGATGCAAAAAGCGTTAACACAGATGAATATACAATTACATCGAGTCATCAGCGATATTACAGGCACTACTGGCTTGAGCATAATTAGAGAAATTGTATCTGGGGAACGAAACCCAGTGAAATTAGCAAGTTTGAAGGATGGGCGTATTAAAGCCAGCTTAGAAGAAATAGCTGCTTCTTTAACTGGAGACTATCGTTCAGAATTAGTTTTTATCCTTGAGCAAGAATTAGAACTTTACGAGTTTTATCAAGCTCAAATCCAGAAGTGCGATACCCAAATTGAGCAATGTTTGGCTTCATTTACTGATAAAGTTGATGTGGAAAAAAAGCCTTTAGCTAAACCCAAGCGTCGGGGTAAAAAGCAACCAGGTAATGCACCACAGTTTGATTTACGTACACATTTATATCGCATCAGTGGTGTCGATTTTACTGCTGTTGATGGTTTGGGTGCTTTAACTGTACTGGTACTGCTTTCTGAAGTTGGTTTAGATCCAAATCGCTTTCCTACTGTTAAGCACTTTACTTCTTGGTTAGGTCTATGTCCTGGTAGTCGTGTTACTGGCGGTAAAGTTAAAAGTTCCAAAACTCGCCCTGTTGCCAGTCGTGCTGCGACTGCTTTTCGCATGGCGGCACAAACTCTATGTCGCAGTCATTCTGCTTTAGGTGCATATTACCGTCGTATGCAATCACGGATGGGCGCTCCCAAGGCAATTACTGCTACCGCTCATAAACTGGCACGTATTTTTTATCGCCTTTGGACATCTGGCGAGCACTATACTGACCCTGGCATTGATGCTTACGAGCAACAGTATCAAGACCGGATACTTAAAAACCTCAAGAGAAAAGCTCAAGCTTTTGGCTTAGAACTCATCCCTATTTCCAACGCTACGGAATGTGTTTCTTAG
- a CDS encoding IS1 transposase, whose product MQCPYCGTTKIRKNGKRKGKQNYICVSCDRQFIDVYDPPKGYSEELKEECLKMYLNGMGFRGIERVKGVHHTTIIYWVKQLGEKLPDVPKEDIVPEVGELDELETFIGSKKTKSGCGQQ is encoded by the coding sequence GTGCAATGTCCATACTGCGGAACTACGAAAATTCGTAAGAACGGAAAGCGAAAAGGTAAACAAAATTACATTTGCGTATCATGCGATCGCCAATTTATTGATGTGTACGATCCGCCAAAAGGATACTCAGAGGAGCTCAAAGAAGAATGTTTAAAAATGTATCTTAATGGTATGGGTTTTCGTGGTATTGAACGGGTTAAAGGTGTACATCATACTACGATCATTTATTGGGTCAAACAACTAGGAGAAAAGTTGCCAGACGTTCCGAAAGAAGATATCGTACCAGAAGTTGGAGAACTAGATGAATTAGAGACATTCATAGGTTCAAAAAAAACAAAATCTGGCTGTGGACAGCAGTAA
- a CDS encoding tetratricopeptide TPR_2: MNTTDLLVSEERLNLPSLLKSYQEFCLLRNSQSVRAFNKLKEIWECISTELWYKGYWNDYVKCGTIVLSCAKALDNISAQGQLLNELGWAYMEQEKFDKARQQFDESLQKFQLIKNPVGECQSLRYLGTLLLRQKHLESALKCYCQALEIVVIEQTKVHKDKALAAQEAELRNVLGNLYFKLQNFHASYDELHKSLTQYRELYSEWGSPYLYYQAAPLLNLGRLYFLQKDYENARKYYAECHQLCNEINRTDMKAGVLLRLAELARAEGNEEDAEQLAKEAEEVSGKEFPALRNQAIRFRYKVES, from the coding sequence ATGAATACAACTGACTTACTCGTATCTGAAGAAAGGTTAAATCTACCTAGTCTTCTAAAAAGCTATCAAGAGTTTTGTTTATTACGTAATTCTCAAAGCGTTCGTGCTTTTAATAAGTTGAAGGAAATATGGGAATGTATAAGTACAGAATTGTGGTACAAGGGATATTGGAATGACTATGTAAAATGTGGAACTATTGTTCTTAGTTGTGCTAAAGCTCTAGATAATATTTCAGCACAAGGACAACTCTTAAATGAGCTAGGATGGGCTTATATGGAACAAGAAAAATTTGATAAAGCCCGACAGCAATTTGATGAGTCACTACAGAAATTCCAATTAATTAAAAATCCTGTAGGCGAATGCCAGTCACTACGATATTTAGGAACTTTATTACTTCGCCAAAAACACTTAGAATCTGCCTTAAAGTGCTATTGCCAAGCTTTAGAAATTGTAGTTATTGAACAAACTAAAGTTCATAAAGACAAGGCTTTGGCAGCTCAAGAAGCGGAACTACGTAATGTGCTTGGTAATCTCTACTTCAAGCTCCAAAACTTCCATGCAAGTTATGATGAACTTCATAAGTCTTTAACTCAGTATCGTGAACTATATAGTGAATGGGGTTCTCCATATTTGTATTATCAAGCAGCCCCATTGCTGAACTTAGGTCGATTATACTTTCTTCAAAAGGATTATGAAAATGCTAGAAAATATTATGCTGAATGCCATCAACTCTGTAACGAAATTAATCGCACTGATATGAAAGCTGGTGTACTACTTCGACTAGCAGAGTTAGCTAGGGCAGAAGGTAATGAGGAGGACGCTGAACAATTGGCTAAAGAAGCAGAGGAAGTTTCTGGAAAGGAATTTCCTGCCCTTCGGAATCAGGCTATTCGTTTTAGGTATAAAGTTGAGAGTTAA
- a CDS encoding IS1 transposase, with protein sequence MRLPCTFEPLWEIVEQWKSYFYVTDGWKVYPNFIPDGDQIVSKTYMTRVENENTRLRHYLARLHRKTLCYSKSEQMLRHSIKLLLHYLKYQIVPT encoded by the coding sequence ATGCGTTTGCCCTGCACCTTTGAGCCATTATGGGAAATTGTTGAACAGTGGAAAAGCTATTTTTATGTGACCGATGGCTGGAAGGTTTATCCCAATTTTATACCTGATGGAGACCAAATTGTGAGTAAAACATATATGACGCGAGTGGAAAATGAAAATACCCGATTACGTCATTATCTTGCACGTCTTCACAGAAAAACTTTATGCTATTCCAAATCAGAACAAATGCTGAGACACTCAATTAAATTATTACTTCATTATTTGAAGTATCAAATTGTACCTACATAA
- a CDS encoding radical SAM domain-containing protein codes for MRILLLYPLFPKSFWSFDKALELIGRKVSLPPLSLITVAAILPQTWEFRLVDRNVGYETEADWDWADLAIISGMIVQKDDMLYLIAAAKRQGKRVVVGGPYVTSVPEAAQSAGADFLVLDEGEITLPMLVEALQRGETNGIFRANGEKPDVTTTPIPRFDLLNLNAYSDMSVQFSRGCPYQCEFCDIIVLYGRKPRTKTPAQLLAELQRLYDLGWRRSVFVVDDNFIGNKRNAKLMLRELVPWMAEHDYPFSLSTEASVDLAQDQELLALMIAANFSAVFLGIETPDTDSLSLTQKFQNTRNSLVESVQIINRAGLRVMAGFIIGFDDEKSGAGDRIIDFVEATAIPQALFGMLQALPGTALWHRLEKEGRLQTEHKAVSGKQTTLMNFVPTRPLEEIAQEYIKCFWQLYEPDRYLARVYRHYLTMTPISHKKKNPQMLELMEIRALFIIFWRQGIKRSTRWQFWKQLFAIIQKNPGVFTHYLTSCAHIEHFLEYRQIIWEEVEVELVDYLSREPKNTELATDSSM; via the coding sequence ATGCGAATTCTATTACTTTATCCTCTGTTTCCCAAATCATTCTGGTCTTTTGACAAAGCTCTGGAATTAATTGGACGTAAAGTTTCTCTTCCACCTTTGAGTTTGATCACTGTTGCAGCTATCCTGCCTCAAACCTGGGAATTTCGCTTGGTAGACCGGAACGTTGGTTATGAAACTGAAGCAGATTGGGACTGGGCAGATCTGGCGATCATCTCCGGCATGATCGTGCAAAAAGACGACATGCTGTATTTGATTGCAGCGGCGAAGCGGCAGGGCAAACGAGTCGTGGTTGGAGGACCTTATGTCACCTCCGTACCTGAGGCGGCGCAGTCGGCTGGGGCAGATTTTCTGGTGTTGGATGAAGGTGAAATCACTCTACCGATGCTGGTTGAAGCATTGCAACGAGGAGAAACGAATGGCATCTTTCGTGCCAATGGCGAAAAGCCTGATGTTACCACTACACCCATTCCTCGATTTGATCTGCTCAATCTCAATGCATACAGCGATATGTCGGTTCAGTTCTCGCGGGGGTGCCCGTACCAATGCGAATTCTGCGACATTATTGTCCTCTATGGACGCAAGCCACGCACTAAAACACCTGCCCAACTGTTAGCAGAGTTGCAAAGGCTCTACGACCTGGGTTGGCGTAGATCGGTCTTTGTCGTAGACGACAACTTCATTGGCAACAAACGCAATGCCAAGCTGATGCTACGAGAACTGGTACCCTGGATGGCAGAACATGACTACCCTTTCAGCCTCTCAACAGAAGCTTCGGTTGATTTAGCCCAAGATCAGGAATTGCTGGCTCTGATGATCGCCGCTAACTTTAGTGCTGTCTTTTTGGGTATTGAAACGCCAGACACAGATAGCTTATCTCTGACTCAAAAATTTCAAAACACTCGCAACTCTCTTGTAGAGTCAGTTCAAATCATTAATCGAGCAGGGCTACGGGTAATGGCAGGTTTCATCATTGGGTTTGATGACGAGAAATCAGGCGCTGGCGATCGCATTATTGACTTTGTTGAAGCCACTGCTATTCCCCAAGCACTCTTCGGAATGCTGCAAGCATTGCCCGGAACCGCACTCTGGCATCGACTTGAGAAAGAGGGGCGCTTACAGACAGAACACAAAGCGGTTAGCGGAAAACAAACAACGCTGATGAACTTTGTTCCAACCCGCCCATTAGAGGAAATTGCCCAGGAGTATATCAAGTGCTTCTGGCAGTTGTACGAACCCGATCGCTATTTGGCGCGGGTTTACCGCCATTATTTGACTATGACACCGATTTCTCATAAAAAGAAAAATCCTCAGATGTTGGAGTTAATGGAAATTCGGGCGCTGTTCATCATCTTCTGGCGGCAAGGAATCAAGCGCAGCACTCGCTGGCAGTTCTGGAAACAGCTATTTGCAATTATTCAGAAAAACCCAGGAGTATTCACGCATTATCTGACCAGTTGCGCCCATATCGAACATTTTCTTGAATATCGTCAGATTATATGGGAAGAAGTTGAAGTCGAACTGGTTGATTACTTATCGCGCGAGCCGAAAAATACTGAATTAGCAACAGATAGCTCCATGTAA